One window from the genome of Vicia villosa cultivar HV-30 ecotype Madison, WI unplaced genomic scaffold, Vvil1.0 ctg.002171F_1_1, whole genome shotgun sequence encodes:
- the LOC131638098 gene encoding uncharacterized protein At5g65660-like, whose translation MMEGQDLSPPELDTSRPSLGFPLGTALLLIVIFSLSGIFSCCYHWEKFRSLHRSLSDLEAAHAHAHAHTRSPPSKSILQSTEMELEKKGESLTVLMPGDEVPKFIAMPCPCQPSPLEHIIVSVEKPPSKPP comes from the exons ATGATGGAGGGCCAAGATCTTTCGCCACCTGAACTAGACACATCTCGACCGTCCCTTGGTTTCCCACTTGGCACTGCCCTTCTCTTGATCGTCATCTTCAGCTTAAGTGGTATCTTCTCATGTTGCTACCACTGGGAAAAGTTTCGTTCACTTCATCGTTctctttctgatcttgaagccGCACATGCACATGCACACGCCCACACCCGATCCCCACCCTCCAAGTCTATACTTCAATCCACg gaAATGGAGTTGGAAAAGAAGGGAGAGAGTTTGACGGTGTTGATGCCAGGGGATGAGGTGCCCAAGTTTATAGCTATGCCCTGTCCGTGTCAGCCGTCGCCGCTAGAACATATTATTGTGAGCGTCGAGAAGCCGCCGTCAAAACCACCGTGA